A stretch of DNA from Pseudonocardia hierapolitana:
CGCGAACTGGTGGACGTCGACGTGCACTGCTTCGGCGAACCGCGGGACGCGCCGGACACGTACGCGCACCAGCCGCCCCCGTCGCTGCACGACGCGAACCCGGCACTGCAGACGCTCGGCGCGGACCTGTCGATGGTGGCCGCGCTCGGCGGCGTCGACCTCGGCCACTCCCACACCTGGTACGCCAACATGGCAGGACACCTGGCGAAGGTGCTGCACGGGGTGCCGCACGTCGTCACGGCGCACTCGCTCGAACCCCGCAGGCCGTGGAAGGCCGAGCAGCTCGGCGGGGGGTACCGCCTCTCGTCGTGGGTGGAGCGCACCGCGTACGAGGCCGCCGACGCGGTGATCGCGGTGAGCGCCGGCATGCGGCAGGACGTCCTCGAGTGCTACCCAGCGCTGGACGCCGCCCGCGTCCACGTCGTGCACAACGGGATCGACACCGCCTTCTACCACCCGGATCCCGCGCGCGACGCCGTCCGCGACGCCGGGATCGACCCGGACCGGCCGAGCGTGGTCTTCGTCGGGCGGATCACGCGGCAGAAGGGGCTCTCGCACCTGATCGCGGCAGCCCACCACATCGACCACGACGCGCAGGTCGTCCTGTGCGCGGGGGCGCCGGACACCCCGGAGATCGCCGCGGAGACCGAGGCCGCGGTCGCCGAGCTCAGTGCCGCGCGGTCGGGCGTGGTGTGGGTCCGCGGCATGCTGCCCACCACGGCGGTGCGCCAGATCCTGTCCGCCGCCACCGTGTTCGTCTGCCCGTCGGTCTACGAACCGCTCGGGATCGTCAACCTCGAGGCAATGGCCTGCGGCACCGCGGTGGTGGCCTCCGACGTCGGCGGGATCCCCGAGGTCGTCGCCCACGGCGAGACCGGCCTGCTCGCCCACTTCGACGAGCACGACGTGGACGCGTTCCGCTCCGCGCTCGCCGACGCGGTGAACGCGCTGCTCGCCGATCCGGCCCGCGCCGCCGAAATGGGCGTGGCCGGCCGGGCGCGGGCGGAGCGGGAGTTCAGCTGGCAGCAGGCAGCCGCCCGGACCGTGGAGATCTACCGCGCACTCGTCTGAGCCGCGGATCGCGCCCGGACGCGGGCGCGGTGCGCGGCCACGGCGGAGCGGTTGGCGCACGCGGACGAGCAGTAGCGGCGCGCGGCGTTGCGGGACGTGTCGGCGAACACCTTCGAGCAGCCCTCTGCCGCGCAGCCGCCGTGGCGGCTGATGCCGTACTCGGAGACAAGCATCGCCAGCGCGAACGCGGTGGTGGCCCGGATGCGGTCGACGAGGCCCACCTCGGGCGGCGTGTAGTGCAGGTGCCAGCCCTCGCCGTCGTGGTCGGTGAGGTGCGGCTCGATACGCACGTCGACGAGCAGGGCGTTGACCGCGGCGGCGGCCTCGTCGTCGCTCGTGACGTCGAAGACGGTGCGCAGCCGGCGGCTCCAGGCACGCAGCGCGGGCTCGATGCTGTCCGGGGCGTCGAGAGCGCGGTACGAGTGCGCGACCAGCACCCCCCGCAGCTGGCCGGGCACCCTGCCCTCCGGGTCCTCGATCACGGCGTTCACCAGATCGACGGCGGCGCCGAGCGCGTCGCTCCGGTAACCGATGAAGTCCATTGGCCTA
This window harbors:
- the glgA gene encoding glycogen synthase, with protein sequence MRIGLLTREYPPDVYGGAGVHVEHLAPALRELVDVDVHCFGEPRDAPDTYAHQPPPSLHDANPALQTLGADLSMVAALGGVDLGHSHTWYANMAGHLAKVLHGVPHVVTAHSLEPRRPWKAEQLGGGYRLSSWVERTAYEAADAVIAVSAGMRQDVLECYPALDAARVHVVHNGIDTAFYHPDPARDAVRDAGIDPDRPSVVFVGRITRQKGLSHLIAAAHHIDHDAQVVLCAGAPDTPEIAAETEAAVAELSAARSGVVWVRGMLPTTAVRQILSAATVFVCPSVYEPLGIVNLEAMACGTAVVASDVGGIPEVVAHGETGLLAHFDEHDVDAFRSALADAVNALLADPARAAEMGVAGRARAEREFSWQQAAARTVEIYRALV
- a CDS encoding CGNR zinc finger domain-containing protein — its product is MDFIGYRSDALGAAVDLVNAVIEDPEGRVPGQLRGVLVAHSYRALDAPDSIEPALRAWSRRLRTVFDVTSDDEAAAAVNALLVDVRIEPHLTDHDGEGWHLHYTPPEVGLVDRIRATTAFALAMLVSEYGISRHGGCAAEGCSKVFADTSRNAARRYCSSACANRSAVAAHRARVRARSAAQTSAR